caggccctggatccacgaaATGAAGGCGGTACCTTCAACTTACCACCAATGCCTGAAATTCCCAACACCTTGGGGAGTGCAAGAGATACGTGGGGATCAGGAGGAAGCCAAGAATTGCTATAAGATAGCCCTAAAACCAACGGCCAGACCgccagcatagcaattacagagccaGAGCATCCAGGAAGAATACGTCGAGCCACCTCAGGCAGAGCTAGACGAGATCAGCCTGGATGAGCTGCAGCCAGAACGAACCATACTCATCGGGTCAGAATGCACAGGTAAAGTCCGTCAGGAACTTGTTCAATTATTGCGAGCTAACATGGACTGCTTTGCTTGGTCCCACAATGACATGGTAGGTATAGATCCAAgtatcataacacacaagctgaGTGTGGACCCAAGCTATAAACCTATCCAGCAGAAGAGGAGGAAGATTGCTCCCGAGAGGAACCAGGTCATAAACCAGGAGGTAGACAACTTGCTCGCTGCTGGAAAAATCAGGGAAGTAAAGTACCCggaatggttgtctaatgtggtGGTAGTCCCGaaaaagaatggcaagtggagggtttgtgttgatttcacgGACCTAAATAAAGCTTGCCCTAAAGACCCGTTCCCGCTGCCGCACATAGACGCTATGGTGgacgccacagcaggccatgaAATGCTCACATTCCTGGATGCTTGGAGTGGctacaaccagatcaagatgcacccagaTGATCAAGAGAAAACGGCATTCAGGTCAGAGCGAGGTATCTATTGCTATAACGTGATGCCCTTTGGTCTAAAGAATGCAGGTTCCACCTACCAACGGCTGGTGAACACTatgttcaaagaacaaataggccgcaccatggaggtgtacatcgatgacatggtggtgaaatcaaagCAAGCTACCCAGCACGTTGAGCATCTGGCTGACACTTTCAGCACCCTGAGAAAATATGAAATGAAGCTGAATCCCTCGAAGTGCACTTTCGGAGTCTCCAGTGGGAAGTTCCTGGGATATATGGTCACCCAGAGGGGGATAGAAGCCAGCACTGATCAAATCAAGGCCATACTCCAGCTGGAATCACCTCAAAAGCCAAAGGACGTGCAGCGCCTGACGGGACGAGTAGctgccctgaacaggttcatagcAAGGTCCTCAGACAGATGCAGGCTGTTTTATGACATCCTGAGAAAGAGCCAAAAGTTCGAGTGGACGGAGGAGCATGAGGCAGCACTCAACGAGCTGAAAAGATATCTGAGCACTCCACCACTACTATCGAAGCCAGAACACGGAGAGCCCTTGTCTTTGTACCTCTCGGTAACGGAGGTGGTCATCGGTGCGATGCTAGTTCGAGAGCAAGAAGGAATACAAAGATCCAAAGATACTATGTCGGTAAGTCCCTGCTACTGCGAAAACCAGGTACACCTCACTTGAAAAACTTGTACTTGCGCCGGTCACGACCTCCCTATAagttgcgaccttattttgaatcACATACTATCTCTGTGGTAACTAACTACCCTCTTAAGACTATAATGAGGAAACCGAGTTATCGGGAAGAATGGCCAAGTGGTCCATACACCGAGTGGCTACGATCCAAATTCGAACCTCGGACAAAGAATAAAGTCCCAGGCTCGCGGACTTCGTCTCCGACTTTTCCCCCTCCCTCCGGATGCGGTGAGAAGGAAATCCTCACTCTAGAGGAGGATAAGGGAGAACAGTGTGGGAGCCGAATGTAGATGGAGCCTCGAATATGAAGGGAGCGGGAGTTGGTCCGGTCCTTAAGTCACCCCAAGGAGACCTCTTTTGGTCCAGCGATTCGGTGCGAATTCAAAGCTACCAATAACGAGGCGAATATGAGGCCTTGATCTTGGGTCCGCACTGCTCTGACCTAAAAATCGTGCACCTCCGGGTATACAAATGACTCCCAACTCATCGTAAACCATGTAAATAACTCTTATGCAGCTAGGGACCCCACTATGATGGCCTACCTGGAAATAGCGCAAGCATTGAAACTCGGTTCCGGACCttcaacatcaagcaaatcccCGGGGACCCGAACGTGGAGGTCGACGCCTTAGTCgccctgggggcaacatttaaagCAGTATGCATCCCACCGTACCTATCGTCCACGTACTAGAACCTGCAATATCAAAAGCGAAACAGGACAACGAAGGCACACCTGGCTCGCCAAAATCACGGAAGAAGGGGTGTTAGCAAACACCACCGCCAAGAAGAGGTCAGAGATTGGAGGAAGCCTTATCAAGATTGGTTGCGAACGACACACTTCCAAAGACAAAAAGAGGTAAGAAGCTTTAAAATGCGAGCCTCGATTTGTACTGATTGATGGTGTCTTGTTCAGAAATCCCATGCGGGACCCTACCCGAGGTGCCTGGATAAGGAGGAAGCCAGTCGTTTTGCATGCTATCCACGGTGGTGAATGCGGAAACCATGCGGGGCGGAGCACATCCAACAAGGCCCTCAGCGGGGGTACTTCGGCCCACGATGCGCAAGGATGCTATGGAATACGCGAAAAAGTGTGACGCGTGCCAAAGGCATGCAGCAGTCAGCCACCAGCCTGCAGAACCTCTGCACCCAGTTATTTCCCCCTGGCCCTTTATGAAATGGGGTATGGATATAGTAGGACCGCTACCCAAGGCACCAGGAAACAAGGTCTatatgctcgccatgacggactacttctccaaatggatagaggcagaatcATTCTCTCAGGTTACCGAGGCCCAGGTGATATCTTTTATTAAACGCAACATCATCTGTAGGTTTGGTATTCCATCTGAAATAATATGCGATAATGGGTCTCAGTTTATTGGCAATAAGACAGAGGCATTTTGTGCTAGTTGGAACATTTCATTGCAGTCTACTCCCGAAACCCTCGGTCAATGGCCGGGCGAGTCCAAAGAATAAAATCATAGTGGAGAACCTGAGAAAGAAGCTGGAAGAAATTGGGGGCAAATGGGCGGAGGAGCTACCACTAGTCCTATGGGCCGACAGACCACCCCTAAAGTAGCCACAGGGGCAAACCCCTTCACCTGGTGTTCGGGGTCAAGACGCTTATCCCTTCGAGGTCGGGGTTCCTACCCACAGTGCGGGTGCCCGACGGAGGAGCGGAACCAGTGGAAATGGCAAGCGGTTTAGATACGGTGGATGAGCTCGGAACCGGCGCCCGGATCGGGATGGCCTCATACAGGCGGACGGTGGCCGAAGCTACAACAAAAATGTAAAGGTCAGAACCCTGCAAGTAGGAGACTTGGTCCTGAGGAAGGTTTTCCAGAACACTAAAAACCagaaagcaggcaaattcgcctacaattGGGAAGGACCGTACCAGGTGGAAAGTATCATCGGAAATGGAGCCTACAGGCTCATGACAATGGAAGGGCAAATGGTCCCTAGATCATGGAATATCATCCACCGAAGAAGTATTACATATAAAGCGACCAGAGCGATCGGCACCGGACATGAAATATGACCCCACCAGTTCcgggttttgcaaaagtgttctTTTCATTTCTAAGAGCTTCAATTTTTCAAATAGAACCTTAAAAATCCTTTTATGAGCTTCCAAATAGAACTTTTGACTTCAAGTTATCAAATTGTAATCAAAATTTCAAATGCCTTAaacaaatttaaaatttaaaatctaAAGTTTTATCAACAATACGCTTTGGGCTTATTTCAAAATTTGCATGCTCTAGAAGATAGGAGCTGCAAAGCTAATCTGTGGAGTTTCTATGTCCCTACACAGAGAAGCACGGACTTATGGCTAAGTACCCACAGATCGGATGAACTAGGCTCCTGCAGACTCGATCCGTGCAAGCGAGGTTCCTCCGAAACAGAGGGGGCAATTAGATCCCGAGCCTCCAATCAACGAAGCGCAAATTATACAACGAAAAAGGTGCACGCACGACAAAATAAAGGTACGCCAGAAAACGGCAGAATATTAACTTAAGCGCCTGAAAACGGCAAAATGTCAAAGTACGCTTCGCTCCCATGAGCAAAGCCAAAACATACCGAAAAATTATCCGAAAAACTAATAAAAGTTTTATGCCACACAGGCCCGAAACTAAAATATGCGAGAATAGAAAAGGAAGGCTGGTTCGGGAGCCTCGTCGATCCCGGCTGACAACGCGCTCCACCACTACATTAGGAGCGGAACACCTCCGGAGCGCAAACAGAGTCACCTTCTGGAGCCAGGTTGTCAGCAGTGTGGGTTCCTCCCTGAACCTCTTCCTCCTCGGCAGCAGAGAAGCCGTCATCCTCCTCCAAGGCGTCAATCTCAAAATCCGACAATATTCCCAAATCAACCTTCTCGGGAAAAGAGTCGGAAACAACCGCTCTTCCTCTTCTAGATCCCAAGACAGTGCTTCCCCTCTTGAAACTCCTTGATACAGGGCGATCTTCATCTCCCGGAGGAGCAGTGCGCGGCGTCGGTCGGGGCCTTGGGCAGATTGGCCTTTTTCTCCCGCAGACCTTATTCTCGGTCAAAGAATTGTTAGCCTCCGAGCTTGAGCAAGTCTTTCCTCGGACTCCTTCAGATCGCTACGAATCGAGACAATATCCCCTCGGAGGTTGGCCTTCTCCTTCCTCTCCTCGTCCAGCTGGCCAAAGAGCTCCCTTTTTTCTGTCCGGAGGAAGCACACCTCATCTTCTAGCTTGGCAAGCTTCTCTCGGATAAGGAGCGAAATCTGCAACGACGACTGCAGAGAAGGAAAACcctcggccaaaaaaaaaaaaaaaaaaaaaaaaaaaaaaaaaaaaaagcttcaCCTCAAAAGCATGTTCAGCCTCCAGATCAGCCATCTCCTTCAAAGGCCTCTTCTCCAAAGAAGAGCGAGGACCAGGAAGCATCAGCCGCTCCAAGTAAGGCCAATGCCCGAGGGCCCTGGACCGACCAAAACCCTCTGGAAGCTTCAGGGTCATTTCAGAAAGAGGAGCACAAGGAGACGCAGGGGGTAGAGGACCCTCTATTCTCGGGAGGCGGGGATGCCGGGGGGCGTAATATCGCAAGGACGGAATCGGAGGAGGAGGTAGCGAGGCTTCTTCGAGCAGGTGGCCTCAGCATCCAGAGTGGAATCCGTCTTCCTCTTAGAGGCAGGCTTGGGGGCACCACCAGTGGCCCTCTTCCTCCTCTGGGCAAGTATCATTTGCAGAGTAACCTTGGGCCTAGCAGAGTCTAAAACCGAAAGTGGTCAGGAACCAGAGAAAGATAGGAATCATGAACTAAGCCCGTTAAAGCAAGGAACAGAGAGCATACCAGACATTGaaacttcttcttcctcctcttcgtCAACGGAGGGTGTGCCACCAGAAGAAAACCCGAGCAACCGGTTGAACGATCTTTGATCAGGAGTTGGACCAAACAGCTTGGTCAAGGAGGCAGTCTCGTCGGCCGAAGGCACCAAACGATTCAAACCTGCACGAACGAGCAAGTAAGGAAAGTAAGCAAACAAAGGAAAACAGTAAAGACGGAACAAACAAATACCTGCGGTAGATCGCCACTCGGAAAATACATAGTCAACCGGAGGAGGGAGAGAATTAATCTCCACAAAAATAAAACGGCGGAACCAGTCACTGTCATTGGGTTTAGGAGGAAAAACAATGCAATGTTCCTCGTTTTCCCGAACGCGCAAGGTCACCTGACCATGCCCCAAAGACCTCACTGTAAAAAGATGGCCCAAATCCTCGAGACCAATCTCAGAACCATATAAATCATTCATAGTGCAAAGAGGAATCAAGGTGCGCCAAGCATAAGGGGCAACCTGGCACACGGCTAATTTGTTCAAGCGAAGGAAATCTTGAATCAATTTGGGAAAGGGAAACCTTAACCCCAAAGCAAAAGGGTAAAAATAAAAGCAAGTCCACCCAGGCCTCCGAAAATCGGCCCTTTGACCTGGAAGAGGAACATGCACAACCACATCATCCGGGAGCCCGAACATTTCCTAATCATAGGAAGATCGGCCGCCACAAAATCAGAATCACATGAGTGTGTTGGGGTGAGAATGGCGGCGGAAGGGAAGGGATCTAGAGGCAAATCGGAAGAGGAGCCCGGAGCGGCGGAGCTAGAGGACCGAGTATACTTACGGGCCATTTCGCAAAAAGAAAGGAGAAACAAAGGAACAAGAACAAAGACAAAGAAAGGAAGTACCTGAGAGATGTATTTTGGAAGGAGGATATGAGTAACAAGATGAAGAAGGGAGAGTTTATGAAGGAAAGCAGTTGAGGAATAGGAAAGGGATTATGGGGAAAGATGAAGTATTAAAGGGGGAAAGTGGACGGTTGAAGTGAGAGAGAGTAGCAGCAGTTGAAAAGACGTGGGAAGTCAGATCAACGAACTCTTTTGCGgctcttaagacaaaaattcccgCCTAAGCATGAGATACTTACACGAgaatttgggggcaattgttagagTCAAAATTTACAATTTTTATTAAGAGACACGTGGCACAATCCGGTTGGGTGAAGACAAGAGGTGGGGATAAATGACGTGGCAAAAGCAAGACCACAGGATTAGAAAAGAGAAAACACACATGCATATGGTCAAAAGAGGAGGAAAAAGTCAGGAAACCGTCTCCTACTTTATAGGTAACGGCTGACTGAGAATCAGGAGCCTGACCCGGAGGAGCCTGCAGAGACCAAACCCTAGGGGAATAATTATAAAAAGGGAGGCAAAGCAAAGGAAAGAGGATCGATTATCAACATCAGAGACAATATACCATTGAAACTTATTAAGTGCTCAAATCCACTGTAATTCCTTGCTACAAATTATTCCGATCATAGTGAAAATTATTGgagggattccgactccccccgcggttgttcccacaacgggttttccgcgtcaccaaaaacttCTTGTGTCGATCTCTCTCTCTTCATCTTTTATGTCACTCGTGCGTTGACTTCTTAGACCAATCGTAGTCATTGACGATCACTTTGACCTCACACATTAACATTTAATCGGTAAAATTTACCCAAAACAATTTGTTTACGTTTGTTATTCGGAGTTGCtaaatcatactccctccatttcacaAATTCTACCACAAACGTATAGAATTAAATGGAACGGATGGAGTACAAATTCCATTACATTTTTCCCAAACTAACATTTTCATACGGTTTTATACGATCCAATCAATCTACCTATTTTTTTCTAAAGCTATATTTTAAAATCTTCTGAGACAAAAAAACAACTAAACACATTCACATATGCTAGAAGAAGAAATAATTCAGAAAATTGTATTATCAAATATCAAATAGAAAATGTTAACAAAAGTAAAGAAAATGAAATGTTGACTCCAATACCAACAAATTTTGAAACCCGATTATATCAGCTACTCCGTATAATCTACTGGCGGGGGGATTTGAATATAAGACCCATTACATATAATCCAGGATATATTCGACTTAAACAATAGGCTAAGATATCTACGATAGAACCCTTCGGTTTGTTAATAGTCGCAGACTGGAACACCAAATTTGAATTTTATGAGCCGGAATTATGGGGCAGTGTGGGACACAACTCACATAGTACCGAGCTGGTATGAAATCCTTGTATGTAATTATGCTGTAATGCCTATAATGATCGCCCAAGGCTGATTGATATTACATGTATATACGAATATTAAATCGGTTCAAGGACAGAGTAACATCAGTTAATTTGAGCAATGCAGATGTTTGGTAAGATCAACTAGAGTTACCAGATTGATGTCGGTGCAGTTTATTTCGACAGCACCGAGATGACTATTTTTAGACTGTTGCCACTGTATAATTATTATTTGCAGTAGCACCAGTATGACGGTACTAAAAGTGACTAAACAATTAAAGAAAGTGATCTTACGAATCAAACTCGGCAAATCAGCAATGAACCACAAGCATTTGCAGATAAATAAGTGCTTTGTTTAAACAAATGCCATGAaaagattacaatgaaaacacaCATCCTCCATTGTGCAGCTACAAGCGCTAACTATGGACCGTCTTTCTACAAAAATCGGCCTACAAATGCTTACTTTGAAAACAGGGTAGTGCAGTCATGAACTAATGTTGATGTCAAATTCTTTCATCATTCTAAAGATAAAATCTTCATGTTAGTCCAGTTCATGGACCAATGAGAATATTGCATGATATCAATCAACTCGTAAGATTAGACCAATTTCTCGAAATTCGCTCAAAGCAAACAGAAAACTCGGTATCACCCTAAGCTCCCTTCAATGGGGACTCGATCCATCCTTTACTTTCAAATCCAAAACATTCTACCCCTTTAAGACCTGCACCAAAAAACAACAATGGGGTCACCTTTAACACTTGCAGATGTGCAGGCACAGCAAAGTGATGTCAATTCCTTTTTTAACAAAGCTAAATGAAACCTAAAGTACACAGAGAAGCTAGCAACAATTTTCAGGAAAAGACGGCAATTAGAAGAAGAGAATGAAAAGAATCCCCAAGTCTGTCAACCctaaggccttgtttggataccaaaatagaagggaaagggaggggagggaggagagaaaggaaagggagggaaggggaggggatgtttggatacaatttccctccaaatctttcctaAGTTGGAGaggttttgattaggcttggaggaggggaATGGATCACTCAAAAtccctccccctccatttcccttcaCCCTTGCTGCAtatccaaacaaaggatttaaaatcccctactctccctccctttcctttccctccaaatccctccatCCAAACAAACCCTTTGTGGTTCAAATCACGGGAAATTACTAAATTAACCCGGAATTTTCCCGAACAGTTGCAATATAAGGTGAAAGTTTCAACCAGTAGACACCATAATACTCTACTCATCCTGTTTATATTGTCCCCTACTGACTTTGATGATCATCCTAAGCTCTAAGGCATGGTTGATAAAAGGTTCTGGAAACTTAGAAATCGGCTATTACCTTAAAACGCTTTGTTGCCTCCCATCTGGGATTGCAAATAAAACAATCGGCTTTGAACGTCTCACAAAGGGTACATCACATCTGAAGTACCCTTTCCGCTCCAACTGGATAACTTCTCCATGTTTCAGGTTCCTCATATTTGCATCACCAATGGCAAAAGTCTCCTTCTTTGTCACAGGATTCAGCACATCAAGGAAATCTTCATCCTCTTCCACCTGACATAGTTATAACAGGAAAATGGTTATAAAAGATGATATTTGCTCTATTCTATCTTGCAAACAGACGTGAAACTATGCCAGGCTCGCTTGGTTTCAGCCAAGAAGGTGTCATGTTAATATAACACAACTTATGTTTTAACTTTAAATTATTCACATTAACTACCCAGTGAATTCTTCTCATAAGAATCAACCATATGATCAATATTATCTACGAGACCATCTCATACAAGAATTGTGTTACAACATATCaaacaataaagaaaaaaaaaagtacctTCTTCTTTGAGATTAAGTAATCAAACTCCATGAGTTGAACTTTAACCAATTCATCTATTTCAGGCAGCCAAGTTAGTTTCAACTTGGTGGTCTTGACAGATCCTTGAAGATTCAAAACACCCACTAATTGTGTCACATGTCCTGTTTCGTCCGTCTTAATCTCTTTAATAATGGCATTACCCCAGTCCATCAGAGTGACTTCTTCATTGGCAGAAATGGCTATTGCATCAGCATACTCAACCCATATGTTCTTAGTGAATGTTGTGCACTTTTCCCCGGCACCCTCGTACTTTTTATGTCGGGGTATGATGCGCACAAATGGCACATCAGGACCATCAGTTAGAGTGATTAAAACACGATGCTCCTCAACCACAGCAGTATGTCGCGCACACACAGGATCAATGATCTTTTTGTTTATTGTCCAGAGCTTGTCCCACTCCATGAGATTTAGATTTTTTGAAGCCCCCTACAACAAAGATAAACAGTAAATATTTGATCTGTTTATGCCAACAAAAATATTCCAGAAAAGCAAAGGGATATAAGTATAAGTTGTACCTGCTCAATAATGAACTGAATCAAAGCATCTATTTTCAGCCCTCTACGTACAATTCCTTGTACAGTGGGAAAACGAGGATCATCCCAGCCATCAACCTTCCCATTTTGGACAAACCAAAGAAGCTTACGTTTGCTAAGAAGAGTATAAACCATATTCAGCCGACTAAATTCATACAAGTGAACTTTTCTTAGTCCCATATCCTGCTGAATCCTATGATACTGGGCGTTACGATCATGATATTCACTAGACCGAAGTGCATGTGTAATACCTTCGACAGAATCCACAAACGGGCAAGCAAAGTCATAGGTCGGATACACCTTATACTTGGATCCAATCCGATGATGAGGAATAGGGTTACACCGGTAATAAACCGGATCTCGTAGAGATTTGTTGGGATCCTGCATATCCAGTTTACCCCTAACACAGCACATTAAACCCCTTTCGGATCCAACAATCATTTCTTTCCACAACTCAAGGCTCTTCTCCACAGTCTCATTCCTGCGTTTTGAATCAATCCCATCCATCCTTTCTTTTTGCATTTGCTCACGTGGAGTGTCATCGACATAGGCTTTGCCCTGTTTGATTAAATTCTCAGCCATTTCCATCAACTGAGGAAAATAATCAGAAGTATATGTTACAGCATCATAACCAATAGCCAAAGTCTCTATATCCTTTAGAAGATTCTCCACAAACTCGTTGCTTTCCTTGGCCGGGTTTGTATCATCGAAGCGAATAATCAGCTTACCCTTATACCTTTCAGCAAAATACTTATTAAGCAAAGCTGCTTTTGAGTGTCCTATGTGCAAATACCCACTGGGCTCTGGTGCAAATCTTAAACATACTTTCCCTAACTCAGCATCCGGAAGATCTATTTCAGAGCGACTGGGTGCTTTAACCTTTTCATTGTTATTTCCAGCAGCAAGTTTTGATTCAGTTTGGGAAAGTTGATCTTTTGATTTTCCTGTCACTTGCTTCCCAGAACCCTTTTTCGAAGTAAAACCTTGCACAACCTCATTCAGGCTATTGTAATCGGAGCTTAGAGATTTGTACCAACGCACCACGTTTAGATACTTCTTATTTGACTTAATCAAGCTCTCCCATCTCATCCCAGTGGCTACAAAAGAAGTCCAAGAATACAAAAATCAGAAACAGAGGAAATCTTACATCAGAATATGAAAAACCAATTTGGAGGTAATGCACCATAAATCAATATAGCAAAACTAAACTCAGCAAAGGGAAATGGTTACCACAAGTCTGTAAATTTACATTACAAATTAAGTTGAGTAAATAACTTCACATGCATTGTAAACATAAGAAAGCTTTTAATACCAAGCATAGTAGACTTCATTCTAAAAGGATCAGTTTTGGGATTGGTCGATAGTAGCAACATAAAATATAGGTATTTGTAATTTTCTTTGCCTCATATAAAATCTGATTATCTATTCTTTATCAAGGGAAGAAAATCCTTTTTCTTTTTCGGCACTATAGCTATATCTTCCCACATGACTAAATTCGACATCGAGACCAGGATAAGATGTTATATGGCCATTAGTTTATTACGAGGATAACTTAATATGCATAGTAAACATAAGAAAGCTTTGAATGCAAATGGAATATTAGAATTGATATCCACAAAAATAAAACATCAAGCAGAAATATACCCAAAATcataacaaacaacaaacattGAGACATCATAGACTCCCCCTCTATTCGCCACCCCTACTATTCGATTGAACGACTTCCAAGGACTCGAAGTAATGAAAAGAGGTATCACACAGAGTTTAGAGTGAATATAAACAGCTGAGTTAAACTGAATATAAACAGCACCTGCAAGGGCAGCCCACAAATAAATGTCTGCAATAGACACATCATTGCCAACCAAAAAGGTGTTAGTTGACAAGTATGTGTCAAGATAGCAGCAGCCCGCTTCGAATTCTGATCCTTTCTCAAGAATAGCGAGGTATTCTAACCACTCATCAACCTTTAAGATAAGAATGAAAttattatacaataattaaaaaaagttCATGTTATAAATCTAGTAATTTAAAAGCATCAAGAAGCCAATACTAACTTAGCAAATGAGAATACAAACCTGTCCTGCCCGAAATGCATCATTCTCATATAAGTTTGAGTTGCTTGCTGCTCTGCCTATGTATCGAAGAATTACAAGAGATCCATGGAGCTTCAACCTATTGCAAGAGAGATTTTACGGGTTAACTATGAAGGACGGACCTGCCTTATGAGAAAATGTAGCAATTTACCGCAACTATAGTAATCTAGTTTCGAGGACCTATTCGCAACTTCAAATGTTTTATTTTTCTACTAGCTTACTGATTACGTAGCCTTTTCGGAAGTTTTTTTTATCAATAATGCTCATTAGAA
The Silene latifolia isolate original U9 population chromosome 11, ASM4854445v1, whole genome shotgun sequence genome window above contains:
- the LOC141611300 gene encoding glutamate--tRNA ligase, cytoplasmic, encoding MEIKLLFAVDNPPLAVICASKIAGISLSLDSSLPSGSIPHIVFSNGLKLHGSLVILRYIGRAASNSNLYENDAFRAGQVDEWLEYLAILEKGSEFEAGCCYLDTYLSTNTFLVGNDVSIADIYLWAALAATGMRWESLIKSNKKYLNVVRWYKSLSSDYNSLNEVVQGFTSKKGSGKQVTGKSKDQLSQTESKLAAGNNNEKVKAPSRSEIDLPDAELGKVCLRFAPEPSGYLHIGHSKAALLNKYFAERYKGKLIIRFDDTNPAKESNEFVENLLKDIETLAIGYDAVTYTSDYFPQLMEMAENLIKQGKAYVDDTPREQMQKERMDGIDSKRRNETVEKSLELWKEMIVGSERGLMCCVRGKLDMQDPNKSLRDPVYYRCNPIPHHRIGSKYKVYPTYDFACPFVDSVEGITHALRSSEYHDRNAQYHRIQQDMGLRKVHLYEFSRLNMVYTLLSKRKLLWFVQNGKVDGWDDPRFPTVQGIVRRGLKIDALIQFIIEQGASKNLNLMEWDKLWTINKKIIDPVCARHTAVVEEHRVLITLTDGPDVPFVRIIPRHKKYEGAGEKCTTFTKNIWVEYADAIAISANEEVTLMDWGNAIIKEIKTDETGHVTQLVGVLNLQGSVKTTKLKLTWLPEIDELVKVQLMEFDYLISKKKVEEDEDFLDVLNPVTKKETFAIGDANMRNLKHGEVIQLERKGYFRCDVPFVRRSKPIVLFAIPDGRQQSVLRS